The proteins below come from a single Cannabis sativa cultivar Pink pepper isolate KNU-18-1 chromosome 3, ASM2916894v1, whole genome shotgun sequence genomic window:
- the LOC115710544 gene encoding xylan glycosyltransferase MUCI21-like, whose translation MTNSGRVVRNNDSIQLKTLALVLTRGLDLLLRTTSPAFALAHSWLEIDHVMATAEKRPSILSASARPLVRPGYGGESEVLAIKPIRKQELFQFNKTRPILCDRSHNSHDTCEIFVPTVLEPTTSTFFVMDPIVNMVEKIRPYPRKLEKSTMSRIRELTIVSGPKGPRCEVQHKASALVFSAGGYTGNFFHEFNDGFIPLYITINSLFNGEDDIVLVISKSRDWWINKYSDLLQSFSKHPIINLDNDTATHCFSSAKLGLITHGFMTIHPKLNPKSLTLSHFRAFLEKSYTKKLNHRRISVERSLIRPQLVLVSRPSGAGRVLLNTDEVKKEAENVGFDVILFEPSATTTLSSTFEMINMSHVLVGVHGAALTHSLFLRPGSVFIQVVPLGVGWLAEVCFGNPARDLGFKYMEYRISSQESSLVEKYRKEEMIIKDPVAYRGQNWSNDIMEVYLKEQNIRLDLLRFRKYLKKAYKKSRRIMEKEGMQN comes from the exons ATGACTAACTCAGGAAGGGTCGTCAGGAATAACGACTCTATCCAGCTCAAGACTCTGGCACTAGTTTTGACGCGAGGGCTAGATCTATTACTGAGGACTACTTCCCCTGCCTTTGCACTGGCGCATAGTTGGTTAGAAATTGATCATGTAATGGCGACAGCTGAGAAGAGACCATCAATTCTATCGGCATCTGCTAGGCCTCTAGTCAGGCCTGGTTATG GTGGTGAAAGTGAAGTTTTGGCAATAAAACCAATTAGAAAACAAGAGTTGTTTCAGTTCAACAAAACTAGACCAATCTTATGCGATCGATCCCATAATTCCCATGACACATGTGAGATCTTTGTTCCAACTGTATTGGAACCAACCACCTCCACATTCTTTGTAATGGACCCAATTGTCAATATGGTGGAAAAGATTCGACCTTATCCAAGAAAGCTAGAAAAGTCTACAATGTCCAGAATTAGAGAGCTAACTATAGTGTCAGGCCCAAAAGGCCCGAGATGTGAAGTCCAACACAAAGCCTCAGCGCTTGTATTCAGTGCAGGCGGGTATACTGGAAACTTCTTCCACGAGTTTAACGATGGTTTCATCCCACTTTATATTACTATCAACTCCTTATTCAACGGTGAAGATGACATCGTCCTAGTGATATCTAAATCACGGGATTGGTGGATCAATAAGTACTCAGATTTGTTACAAAGTTTTAGCAAACACCCAATTATAAACTTAGACAATGATACAGCCACTCATTGTTTTTCTTCTGCCAAACTAGGTCTTATAACTCATGGCTTCATGACTATACACCCAAAACTGAACCCCAAATCACTAACCCTATCTCATTTTCGAGCATTCTTAGAAAAATCATACACCAAGAAACTGAATCATCGTAGAATAAGTGTTGAAAGATCATTGATTCGACCTCAGCTTGTACTAGTGAGTCGACCTAGTGGTGCTGGACGAGTTCTCTTAAATACTGACGAGGTAAAGAAAGAGGCAGAAAATGTCGGATTCGATGTCATCTTATTTGAGCCATCAGCTACAACAACATTAAGTTCAACTTTTGAGATGATCAATATGAGCCATGTATTAGTTGGGGTCCATGGAGCAGCATTAACTCACTCATTGTTTCTTCGACCTGGTTCAGTATTTATTCAAGTGGTACCACTTGGTGTTGGTTGGTTGGCTGAAGTCTGCTTTGGGAATCCAGCAAGAGATTTGGGGTTTAAATACATGGAGTACAGAATTAGTTCCCAAGAAAGTAGTTTAGTGGAGAAATATAGAAAAGAAGAGATGATAATCAAGGATCCTGTGGCTTATAGAGGCCAGAATTGGTCAAATGACATAATGGAGGTGTATTTGAAAGAGCAAAATATTAGACTAGACTTATTAAGGTTTagaaaatacttaaagaaaGCTTATAAGAAAAGTAGAAGGATAATGGAGAAAGAAGGTATGCAAAATTAA